In Camelina sativa cultivar DH55 chromosome 16, Cs, whole genome shotgun sequence, a single window of DNA contains:
- the LOC104753197 gene encoding uncharacterized protein LOC104753197: MAYGSAADAYDEYLRLAESTAMLCLEKFVEGIVHLFGDEYLRRPTPEDVQRLLDIGEIRGFPRMIGSIDCMHWEWKNCPIAWKGTLNDINILDRSPVFDDILQGVAPKVKYIVNGRQYHMAYYLTDDVERAFGVLQARFAIVKNPALMLDKVKIGNIMRACIILHNMIVEDERDGYTQYDEATFAQVNQTELQKWISRIL, from the exons ATGGCGTATGGTTCTGCAGCGGATGCGTATGACGAATACCTCCGTCTTGCTGAAAGCACCGCTATGTTATGTTTGGAAAAGTTTGTTGAAGGAATAGTTcatttatttggagatgagtatcTACGCAGACCCACACCAGAAGATGTTCAACGACTACTCGATATTGGAGAGATACGCGGATTTCCCAGGATGATAGGaagcatagattgtatgcattgggagtggaagaattgcccGATTgcatggaaag gtacattaaacgatatcaatattCTCGATCGCTCAccagtttttgatgacatattaCAAGGTGTAGCTCCCAAAGTAAAATACATTGTCAACGGACGACAATATCATATGGCTTACTATCTCaccgatg ATGTcgagcgtgcttttggagtcttgcaagctcgatttgccatagtcaaaaACCCAGCTCTTATGTTGGATAAGGTAAAAATTGGAAACataatgagagcatgtatcatattgcacAACATGATTGTAGAAGATGAACGTGATGGGTATACTCAGTATGATGAGGCCACATTTGCACAAGTAAATCAAACCGAACTTCAGAAGTGGATTTCACGTATTCTATAG